A region of Zeugodacus cucurbitae isolate PBARC_wt_2022May chromosome 5, idZeuCucr1.2, whole genome shotgun sequence DNA encodes the following proteins:
- the LOC105218063 gene encoding gametocyte-specific factor 1 homolog yields MSTHEEYVQCPYDPAHTILKKRFQVHLGRCRKNQHNAPKVTCPFNVTHILNKQELDWHVKNCPNRASFEHYRHREEAVEPGRATTLESSSQVYQLETEENWDDLPPVPTYDPQAYASKAPVLRNLQGQPKSVKKKFRSEERRRLLNIHRNN; encoded by the exons ATGAGTACCCATGAAGAATATGTGCAATGTCCATACGATCCAGCGCACACGATTTTGAAGAAGCGGTTTCAAGTACACTTAGGTCGGTGCCGTAAAAATCAGCACAATGCTCCCAAGGTGACATGTCCTTTCAACGTGACACATATCCTTAATAAGCAGGAACTTgat tgGCATGTCAAAAATTGCCCCAACCGTGCTTCTTTTGAGCATTACAGGCATCGAGAAGAAGCAGTTGAACCAGGGAGAGCGACTACATTAGAATCATCATCACAGGTTTATCAATTGGAAACTGAAGAAAATTGGGATGACTTGCCGCCCGTGCCCACGTATGATCCACAGGCATATGCGTCAAAAGCGCCAGTTCTTAGAAATTTACAAGGACAACCAAAGTCTGTAAAAAAGAAATTTCGTTCAGAGGAAAGGCGTCGCCTATTGAACATTCATCGAAATAATTAA
- the Rtc1 gene encoding probable RNA 3'-terminal phosphate cyclase-like protein produces the protein MPPVSQEGNCLIYRGSNFLKQRLILSCLSGKPVKITHIHLDDDTAPGLREFEIGLIRLLDKLTNGTKIELNPSGTSVLFTPGLLHGGVLHHDCCFQRGVGYYLDALIALGPFCKIPINATLKGVTNSKDSPSVDHIKGSALPVLKRFLVVDEGLELKVVKRGAAPLGGGEVQFRCPVRKNLRSLQFQSQGMVKRIRGTVYACKVSPAMANRTVEAAKGVMLKFLPDVYIYTDQNRGKMSGNSPGFGISLVAETTDDVCYGAESISNGKEEGKDPSIPEDLGREAAMKLLDEIYRGGSCDSTYQWLVALFMALSQKNVSKFLTGPLSTYTIHFLQNLRDFFSITFKLENPENDDEEDALPGAQKVLMTCVGIGYTNISKRVN, from the exons ATGCCACCCGTATCACAAGAAGGTAATTGTCTCATATACCGAGGcagcaattttttaaaacag CGCCTAATACTCTCTTGCCTTAGTGGCAAACCCGTAAAGATAACACATATTCACTTGGATGATGACACGGCTCCGGGTTTGCGCGAATTTGAAATAGGACTAATAAGATTGCTAGATAAGCTAACAAACGGCACCAAAATTGAACTCAATCCATCAGGAACCTCTGTTCTATTTACACCGGGTCTCTTGCATGGCGGTGTGCTGCATCATGATTGTTGTTTTCAACGTGGTGTAGGCTATTATTTGGATGCACTGATAGCTTTAGGTCCATTCTGTAAAATTCCAATCAATGCAACTTTAAAAGGAGTAACAAACAGTAAAGACTCGCCGTCAGTTGATCACATAAAAGGCTCTGCGTTACCAGTTCTCAAACGATTTTTAGTTGTGGACGAAGGTTTAGAGCTTAAAGTGGTTAAAAGAGGTGCTGCACCTCTTGGCGGCGGTGAAGTGCAATTCCGTTGCCCAGTACGTAAAAACTTACGTTCACTGCAATTTCAATCCCAAGGCATGGTTAAGCGCATACGCGGCACCGTTTACGCATGCAAAGTATCACCTGCAATGGCCAACCGCACTGTAGAAGCAGCAAAGGGTGTGATGTTAAAATTCCTGCCCgacgtatatatatacactgaTCAAAATCGTGGTAAAATGTCTGGTAATTCACCAGGCTTCGGCATTTCTTTGGTAGCGGAGACAACGGATGACGTTTGTTATGGCGCTGAAAGTATATCAAACGGCAAAGAAGAA GGGAAAGATCCTTCTATACCTGAAGATTTGGGTCGCGAGGCTGCAATGAAATTACTTGATGAAATTTACCGTGGCGGTTCATGTGACTCAACATATCAATGGCTTGTCGCCCTCTTTATGGCATTGAGCCAGAAGAatgtttccaaatttttaacGG GTCCACTTTCTACATATACGAtacattttctacaaaatttacgCGATTTCTTTTCAATAACGTTTAAGTTAGAAAATCCTGAAAATGATGACGAAGAAGATGCTTTGCCAGGTGCTCAAAAAGTGTTGATGACATGTGTTGGCATCGGCTATACGAATATAAGCAAACGTGTAAATTAA